One genomic window of Brienomyrus brachyistius isolate T26 chromosome 16, BBRACH_0.4, whole genome shotgun sequence includes the following:
- the nabp1a gene encoding SOSS complex subunit B2, with the protein MSNIQNDAVFLIKDVKPGLKNLNIIFIVLEIGRVTKTKDGHEVRSCKVADKTGSITISVWDELGSLIQPGDIIRLTRGYASIWKGCLTLYTGRGGDLQKIGEFCMVYSEVPNFSEPNPELLAQANLQNKTGKAEQRGDCPNNQNSGTTAQTGNGSLQTYSTNSSSPAPRDPALGGLGRANGRLPGNGAPQVPVGGTPMGSKPSVSISNGRDPRRASKR; encoded by the exons ATGTCGAACATCCAAAACGACGCAGTATTCTTGATAAAAGATGTAAAACCCGGATTGAAAAATTTAAATATCATCTTTATTGTTTTGGAAATAG GTCGGGTGACCAAGACCAAGGATGGCCATGAGGTGCGGTCGTGCAAGGTGGCCGACAAAACTGGCAGCATCACTATCTCTGTCTGGGATGAGCTGGGCAGCCTCATCCAGCCCGGTGACATCATCCGCCTAACACGGGG GTATGCCTCTATCTGGAAGGGCTGTTTGACACTTTACACTGGAAGAGGAGGGGACCTACAGAAGATTGGAGA GTTCTGCATGGTCTACTCAGAAGTCCCAAACTTCAGTGAGCCAAACCCAGAACTGCTTGCCCAGGCCAACTTGCAGAATAAGACC GGGAAAGCAGAACAACGGGGTGACTGTCCAAACAATCAGAATTCAGGTACCACTGCACAGACAG GTAATGGTTCGTTGCAGACCTACTCCACTAACAGTTCCTCCCCTGCTCCCCGGGACCCTGCCTTGGGGGGATTGGGACGGGCTAATGGCCGTCTTCCAGGGAATGGTGCCCCCCAAGTGCCTGTAGGGGGAACCCCTATGGGGTCCAAACCCTCCGTCTCAATCAGCAACGGTCGGGATCCTCGACGTGCTTCCAAGAGATGA